From the genome of Streptomyces sp. NBC_01317, one region includes:
- a CDS encoding peptidoglycan-binding protein translates to MTVPAFEEYEPAPDCPCPGCAGRRRDLARGLPVRAGGHPGAHGARRALVLVTAAGVAFGATGLDARADIGPDGTGFDGIASSADLSGAGAGASVGAVAGAGAVPGAVLTAVPGGEPDPETPQGGSGPLYGRPSPGPVAGTVEPLRATTRADIINRAKRWVSAQVPYSMSKYWSDGYRQDCSGYVSMAWNLAGNEWTGSLAQYGVKIAREDLQPGDMLLFHNPSDPNKGSHVTLFGGWTDYTHAYYIAYEQTQPHTRTQSTPMAYWNNSARYVPYRYRGLTEGTEGAGGSTSTTVRYPGARAFGPGAHNTYVTQLGRMLVERGAERFYSLGPGPRWEEADRRATRAFQLAQGWRGAEADGLPGPQTWRLLVNGLGKGIADAGGKNTGRAAGGGAASGGGASAGRAASGGTTAGVPAYPGLGSFRPGRSGPYVERLGERLVRKGFGRHYTSGPGPSWGEADRRNVEAFQRAQGWRGSAADGYPGPETWRRLFG, encoded by the coding sequence ATGACCGTCCCGGCCTTCGAGGAATACGAGCCCGCTCCTGACTGCCCCTGCCCCGGATGCGCCGGGCGGCGCCGGGATCTGGCGAGAGGGCTGCCGGTACGGGCCGGCGGCCACCCGGGCGCACACGGCGCCCGGCGGGCGTTGGTGCTGGTCACAGCGGCGGGGGTCGCCTTCGGCGCGACGGGACTGGATGCGCGGGCCGACATCGGGCCTGACGGGACGGGCTTCGACGGGATCGCGTCCTCGGCCGACCTGTCCGGTGCCGGTGCCGGGGCCTCGGTCGGCGCCGTCGCCGGTGCCGGAGCGGTGCCGGGGGCCGTGCTCACCGCCGTGCCCGGTGGCGAACCCGACCCGGAGACCCCGCAGGGCGGCAGCGGCCCGTTGTACGGGCGGCCGTCGCCCGGTCCCGTGGCGGGGACGGTCGAGCCGCTGCGCGCCACGACCCGGGCGGACATCATCAACCGCGCCAAGCGGTGGGTGAGCGCACAGGTGCCGTACAGCATGAGCAAGTACTGGTCCGACGGATACCGCCAGGACTGCTCCGGCTATGTCTCGATGGCGTGGAACCTCGCGGGCAACGAATGGACCGGCAGCCTCGCGCAGTACGGCGTGAAGATCGCGCGGGAGGACCTCCAGCCGGGGGACATGCTGCTCTTCCACAACCCGTCCGACCCCAACAAGGGGTCGCACGTCACGCTCTTCGGCGGCTGGACGGACTACACGCACGCGTACTACATCGCGTACGAGCAGACCCAGCCGCACACGCGGACGCAGTCCACGCCGATGGCGTACTGGAACAACTCCGCGCGGTACGTGCCGTATCGCTACCGGGGGCTGACGGAGGGCACCGAGGGTGCCGGCGGCAGCACGTCGACAACGGTGCGGTACCCGGGCGCGCGGGCGTTCGGCCCCGGCGCGCACAACACGTACGTCACCCAGCTCGGCCGGATGCTCGTGGAGCGCGGCGCCGAACGCTTCTACAGCCTGGGTCCGGGGCCGCGCTGGGAGGAGGCGGACCGGCGGGCCACGCGCGCGTTCCAGCTCGCCCAGGGCTGGCGCGGCGCGGAGGCGGACGGGCTGCCCGGGCCGCAGACGTGGCGGCTCCTGGTGAACGGCCTGGGCAAGGGCATCGCGGACGCGGGCGGGAAGAACACGGGTCGGGCGGCCGGGGGTGGCGCGGCCTCCGGTGGTGGCGCCTCCGCCGGTCGGGCCGCTTCCGGTGGTACGACGGCGGGGGTGCCGGCGTATCCGGGCCTCGGGTCCTTCCGGCCCGGCCGGTCGGGTCCGTACGTCGAGCGGCTCGGCGAACGGCTGGTGAGGAAGGGCTTCGGCAGGCACTACACCTCGGGTCCGGGCCCGAGCTGGGGCGAGGCGGACCGCCGCAACGTCGAGGCGTTCCAGCGCGCCCAGGGCTGGCGCGGCAGCGCGGCGGACGGCTACCCGGGACCCGAGACGTGGCGGCGACTCTTCGGATGA
- a CDS encoding SPFH domain-containing protein, protein MTVHADGRVEPVLPSSAVTAEPEPVHGISADTERADAVGPGGPARGGRREGPDDTGAADSGGSGVREREAGVGDTACNTAYNTADNASDNTSDNTSDNTAVLPAVLATGGPGRDAERDSEPGPVVDPASRPSVRQVLGRDLPGPVEHLAPAHPLTPALRPIPGRELNAPAGIAPLASSAEEPEPRSVPPVPSAPEPPSAALTSSVPPSEPRSVGPAAVPPIAPRTGSPSVPAASTPAVSSASTPSTPHARVSGDGAGPRAGEGEGAGTAAGVTADASGETARWSSPLIVGESTHEIPVHLLFRDETGPSLPAAGARRMRRVPASAAGPVVPVRAAPPVDPKLVERPGPVLPGWVAAFAGLAAVVACAVVVWWAGAVPDAVNTVLRLPSPAYHGITLGEWALLALGVTVALFAFGGLGRGRVGQAWVLTLFGDYRGSVRRTGLLWVSPLLLRHKVDVRLRHWRSEPVPAVDANGTALRVVVLVVWRVKDTVRAALGVRDHEEYLREQVEAAMARVLSQLPADAFHDDAPTLRDAEAVGDALTRMLSAECRPVGVEVFSAQPTRIEYAPEIAEAMQRSRIAAIDARHRDSVLTSVVDAVDDTVHRLTSRGLVELDDYERKALVKDLTVAFYTGRQGAAERF, encoded by the coding sequence GTGACGGTGCACGCGGACGGCCGCGTCGAGCCGGTGCTGCCTTCTTCCGCCGTGACGGCGGAGCCGGAGCCGGTCCATGGGATCTCCGCCGACACGGAGAGGGCGGACGCGGTGGGGCCCGGCGGCCCGGCTCGGGGCGGGCGGAGGGAGGGGCCGGACGACACGGGGGCCGCCGACAGCGGCGGTTCCGGCGTCCGGGAGCGCGAGGCGGGTGTGGGCGACACGGCCTGCAACACGGCCTACAACACCGCGGACAACGCCTCCGACAACACGTCCGACAACACGTCCGACAACACCGCCGTCCTTCCCGCTGTCCTCGCCACCGGCGGTCCCGGGCGGGACGCCGAACGGGACTCCGAGCCGGGCCCGGTCGTGGATCCGGCCTCCCGTCCGTCGGTGCGTCAGGTTCTCGGACGCGATCTGCCCGGTCCCGTGGAGCACCTCGCTCCCGCCCACCCGCTCACCCCGGCGCTGCGCCCGATCCCCGGGCGCGAGCTGAACGCGCCCGCCGGAATCGCCCCGCTCGCCTCCTCGGCGGAGGAGCCCGAGCCCCGGTCCGTGCCGCCGGTGCCGTCGGCGCCCGAACCGCCGTCGGCGGCGTTGACCTCTTCCGTACCGCCGTCAGAGCCCCGGTCGGTCGGGCCTGCCGCCGTACCGCCGATCGCGCCCCGGACGGGGTCGCCGTCCGTTCCGGCGGCCTCCACGCCCGCCGTATCGTCCGCGTCGACCCCCTCCACGCCCCACGCCCGCGTCTCCGGCGACGGTGCGGGCCCGCGCGCCGGTGAGGGCGAAGGAGCCGGTACCGCAGCCGGTGTCACCGCCGACGCCTCCGGCGAGACCGCCCGCTGGAGCAGTCCGCTCATCGTGGGGGAGTCCACCCACGAGATCCCCGTCCATCTCCTCTTCCGCGACGAGACCGGCCCCTCCCTCCCCGCCGCCGGCGCGCGGCGCATGCGGCGGGTGCCCGCCTCCGCGGCCGGGCCCGTCGTGCCGGTACGGGCCGCTCCGCCCGTCGATCCCAAGCTCGTCGAGCGGCCGGGGCCCGTACTGCCGGGCTGGGTCGCCGCGTTCGCCGGGCTCGCGGCCGTCGTCGCCTGCGCCGTGGTGGTCTGGTGGGCCGGGGCCGTCCCCGACGCCGTCAACACCGTGCTCCGGCTGCCCTCCCCCGCGTACCACGGCATCACCCTGGGGGAGTGGGCGCTGCTGGCGCTCGGGGTGACCGTCGCCCTCTTCGCCTTCGGCGGGCTCGGGCGCGGGCGGGTCGGGCAGGCCTGGGTGCTGACGCTGTTCGGCGACTACCGGGGGAGCGTGCGCCGTACGGGACTCCTCTGGGTCAGCCCGCTGCTGCTGCGCCACAAGGTGGACGTACGGCTCAGGCACTGGCGCAGCGAGCCGGTGCCGGCGGTCGACGCGAACGGTACGGCGCTGCGGGTGGTCGTCCTCGTCGTGTGGCGGGTCAAGGACACCGTGCGCGCCGCGCTCGGCGTACGGGACCACGAGGAGTACCTGCGCGAGCAGGTCGAGGCGGCGATGGCGCGTGTCCTGTCGCAGCTGCCCGCCGACGCGTTCCACGACGACGCCCCGACCCTGCGCGACGCGGAGGCCGTCGGTGACGCGCTGACCCGGATGCTGTCGGCGGAGTGCCGGCCTGTCGGCGTCGAGGTCTTCTCGGCGCAGCCGACGCGGATCGAGTACGCCCCCGAGATCGCCGAGGCCATGCAGCGCAGCCGGATCGCCGCGATCGACGCCCGGCACCGGGACAGCGTGCTCACGTCGGTGGTCGACGCGGTGGACGACACCGTGCACCGGCTGACATCGCGCGGACTGGTCGAACTGGACGACTACGAGCGTAAAGCCCTGGTCAAAGACCTCACGGTGGCCTTCTACACCGGCCGGCAGGGCGCCGCGGAGAGATTCTGA
- a CDS encoding lytic polysaccharide monooxygenase auxiliary activity family 9 protein: protein MRKKIGAAVVGLAIAGVSFVGTGSASSHGYTDQPLSRQKLCANGTVSNCGNIQWEPQSAEGPKGFPAAGPPDGQLCSAGLGQFNQLNDQRNGAWPTTKVTSGANYNFRWQFTASHATTDFKYYITKQGWNSNAPLTRAALETQPFLTVPYNNARPPFTLSHSGKLPSRTGRHMILGVWTIADTANAFYSCSDVQF from the coding sequence ATGCGAAAGAAAATAGGCGCGGCCGTGGTCGGCCTCGCGATCGCCGGCGTGTCCTTCGTCGGCACCGGCAGCGCCAGCAGCCATGGCTACACCGACCAACCGCTCAGCCGTCAGAAGCTCTGTGCCAACGGCACGGTGTCCAACTGCGGCAACATCCAGTGGGAGCCGCAGAGCGCCGAGGGCCCCAAGGGCTTCCCGGCGGCCGGCCCCCCCGACGGGCAGCTGTGCTCCGCCGGCCTCGGCCAGTTCAACCAGCTCAACGACCAGCGCAACGGTGCCTGGCCGACCACGAAGGTGACGAGCGGCGCGAACTACAACTTCCGTTGGCAGTTCACCGCGAGCCACGCCACGACGGACTTCAAGTACTACATCACCAAGCAGGGCTGGAACTCCAACGCGCCGCTCACCCGCGCCGCTCTGGAGACCCAGCCGTTCCTGACGGTGCCGTACAACAACGCGCGGCCGCCGTTCACGCTGTCGCACTCGGGCAAGCTTCCCTCCCGGACCGGCCGGCACATGATCCTGGGCGTGTGGACGATCGCCGACACGGCGAACGCGTTCTACTCCTGCTCGGACGTCCAGTTCTGA
- a CDS encoding ABC transporter permease, with protein MLSVALRTLRARWTTFVGSFVALALGVGLIATMGLALAASLDAPDRRPERFAVAPVVVKASDTLRVPTPSGARTKELDFPPPLSAALVTKVAAVGRTVEDRSFAVRASGAAAPAVLVGHPWSTAAFAPYRLGTGRAPSAADEVAATGSWAAPGLRIRTDRGTVTVVGTVRDLGFEDALFFTDTRSAELSPPVRQLAVVAEAGAVRAAVADTPGVRVLTGRGRAEADADPDRDGEALVVVNTMLGTAAGVTGFVSVFVVASTFAFGVAQRRREFGLLRTAGATPGQIRSTVFAEAAVVGVLASATGCVLGAAAAPKLAAWLVDSGVAPAWFAIGTSSWPYHLAFWTGLSVALAGVVAASWRAGSVGPAEALRDAAVDSGIMTWGRRVFGAGLLLTGLGLLAFTLATEPGSLLGRKAYTSRPMLLITAFALLAPVLVRPLIRLLTWPQARLRGATGLLVRANACAGIRRTSAVAAPVLVTVALAGSLLGAVATVAGAKTGEIQRRTTADFVVSGAADTGFDAATVARMRRIPGTEISPTSAGAVYVLEDGVALIRSDARAAEPSALAATARLPLVAGRVADLDDRSIIVNDEWRQHTVGRSVDVRLGDGTRRTLRIAAVMRAGTGGNGVYVTPRNAAGAPVDRVDVTLGEGADARTVGAALRTAVADGGRVFTKAAYVAASSPETDGRTRVGLLLVLGIALLYSGIALANTMVMATADRVRDLAVLRLAGATKAQVLWLVAAEAVTVVAVGAVGGVLVAGLNLLGMWGALGVLRVPSVPVMPWSALVTVAAACAATAVVAAVVPAWLSLRRRPVQLAEVHE; from the coding sequence GTGCTGAGTGTCGCCCTGCGGACCCTCCGCGCCCGCTGGACCACCTTCGTCGGCAGCTTTGTCGCCCTGGCGCTGGGCGTCGGGCTCATCGCCACGATGGGGCTGGCCCTGGCAGCGAGCCTGGACGCCCCCGACCGCCGTCCCGAACGGTTCGCGGTGGCCCCGGTGGTGGTGAAGGCGTCCGACACCCTGCGCGTACCGACTCCGAGCGGGGCCAGGACCAAGGAGCTGGACTTTCCCCCGCCCCTGTCCGCCGCGCTCGTGACGAAGGTGGCCGCCGTCGGCCGTACGGTCGAGGACCGCTCCTTCGCGGTACGGGCGTCGGGAGCGGCGGCCCCCGCCGTTCTGGTGGGTCATCCGTGGTCCACCGCCGCGTTCGCGCCGTACCGCCTCGGCACGGGCCGGGCGCCCTCCGCCGCCGACGAGGTGGCGGCCACGGGGAGTTGGGCCGCCCCGGGCCTGCGGATACGGACCGACCGGGGCACGGTCACGGTGGTCGGCACCGTACGGGACCTCGGCTTCGAGGACGCGCTGTTCTTCACCGACACCCGCTCCGCCGAACTCTCCCCGCCGGTGCGTCAGTTGGCCGTGGTGGCGGAGGCCGGAGCCGTACGGGCAGCGGTGGCGGACACCCCGGGGGTACGGGTGCTGACGGGCCGCGGCCGTGCGGAGGCGGACGCCGATCCGGACCGGGACGGCGAGGCCCTGGTCGTGGTGAACACGATGCTGGGCACGGCGGCGGGGGTCACCGGCTTTGTCTCCGTCTTTGTCGTCGCCTCGACCTTCGCGTTCGGAGTCGCCCAGCGGCGGCGGGAGTTCGGGCTCCTGCGCACGGCCGGCGCCACTCCGGGACAGATCCGGAGCACGGTGTTCGCCGAGGCGGCGGTGGTCGGCGTACTGGCCTCGGCGACGGGATGTGTGCTCGGCGCCGCCGCCGCGCCGAAGCTGGCAGCCTGGCTGGTGGACAGCGGTGTCGCGCCCGCCTGGTTCGCGATCGGCACGTCCAGCTGGCCGTACCACCTGGCCTTCTGGACCGGGCTGTCGGTGGCCCTCGCCGGGGTGGTCGCCGCGTCCTGGCGGGCGGGCTCTGTCGGCCCGGCGGAGGCACTGCGCGACGCGGCGGTCGACAGCGGGATCATGACGTGGGGCCGCAGGGTCTTCGGCGCGGGGCTGCTGCTGACCGGGCTGGGGCTGCTCGCCTTCACCCTGGCGACCGAACCGGGCAGCCTGCTCGGCCGCAAGGCGTACACCAGCCGCCCGATGCTCCTGATCACGGCGTTCGCCCTGCTCGCGCCCGTCCTGGTCCGCCCGCTGATCCGGCTGCTGACCTGGCCGCAGGCCCGACTCCGGGGCGCCACCGGCCTGTTGGTGCGGGCGAACGCGTGCGCCGGGATCCGCCGTACGTCGGCCGTCGCCGCGCCCGTCCTCGTCACCGTGGCGCTGGCCGGTTCGCTCCTCGGCGCCGTGGCCACCGTCGCCGGCGCGAAGACCGGGGAGATCCAGCGGCGTACCACGGCGGACTTCGTGGTGTCCGGCGCCGCCGACACGGGCTTCGACGCGGCGACCGTCGCCCGGATGCGCCGGATCCCCGGTACCGAGATCTCGCCGACCTCGGCGGGGGCCGTCTACGTCCTGGAGGACGGGGTCGCGCTGATCAGGTCCGACGCCCGCGCGGCGGAGCCGTCGGCGCTCGCCGCGACGGCCCGGCTCCCCCTGGTGGCAGGGCGGGTGGCCGATCTGGACGACCGCTCGATCATCGTCAACGACGAGTGGCGGCAGCACACGGTCGGCCGGTCCGTGGACGTCCGGCTCGGCGACGGTACGCGCAGAACGCTCCGTATCGCGGCGGTGATGCGGGCCGGGACCGGCGGCAACGGGGTGTACGTGACCCCCCGCAACGCGGCGGGCGCGCCGGTGGACCGCGTCGACGTCACGCTCGGGGAGGGCGCGGACGCGCGTACGGTAGGCGCCGCCCTTCGGACGGCTGTCGCGGACGGCGGCCGGGTCTTCACCAAGGCGGCCTATGTGGCGGCCAGTTCCCCGGAGACCGACGGCAGAACCCGCGTCGGCCTTCTGCTCGTCCTCGGCATCGCCCTGCTCTACAGCGGGATCGCCCTGGCGAACACGATGGTGATGGCGACCGCCGACCGGGTCCGCGACCTGGCCGTCCTGCGGCTCGCGGGGGCGACGAAGGCGCAGGTGCTGTGGCTCGTCGCGGCGGAGGCGGTGACGGTCGTGGCGGTGGGCGCGGTGGGCGGCGTCCTGGTCGCCGGGCTCAACCTGCTGGGAATGTGGGGCGCGCTGGGCGTGCTGCGCGTGCCCTCCGTACCGGTGATGCCCTGGTCCGCACTCGTCACGGTCGCGGCCGCCTGCGCGGCGACGGCGGTGGTCGCGGCGGTCGTACCGGCGTGGCTGTCGCTGCGGCGGCGGCCGGTTCAACTGGCCGAGGTACACGAATGA
- a CDS encoding ABC transporter ATP-binding protein gives MTHPSRNDTGDAVRLASVSRTYGTGADAVTALDRVSLAFPPATFTAVMGPSGSGKSTLLQCAAGLDRPTSGSVTLGGTELTALSEARLTRLRRRRVGFVFQAFNLLPALTAEQNVALPLRLAGHRASRARVREALAEVGLGDRVRHRPSEMSGGQQQRVALARALITRPEVLFADEPTGALDSRTGREVLSLLRAMVDREARTIVMVTHDPVAASYADRVVFLVDGRVDGELPAPTAEDVARRMTMLETVRPEVASC, from the coding sequence ATGACCCACCCCAGCAGAAATGACACCGGCGACGCCGTGCGGCTGGCCTCCGTGAGCCGTACGTACGGGACCGGGGCGGACGCCGTCACCGCCCTCGACCGGGTCTCGCTCGCCTTCCCCCCGGCCACCTTCACCGCCGTGATGGGCCCTTCGGGCTCCGGCAAGTCCACGCTGCTCCAGTGCGCGGCCGGCCTCGACCGCCCCACGTCCGGCTCGGTGACCCTCGGCGGTACGGAACTCACCGCGCTCTCCGAGGCCCGGCTGACCCGGCTGCGCCGGCGCCGGGTCGGATTTGTCTTCCAGGCCTTCAACCTGCTGCCCGCCCTGACCGCCGAGCAGAACGTGGCACTGCCCCTGCGGCTCGCGGGACACCGCGCCTCGCGGGCCCGGGTACGGGAGGCGCTGGCGGAGGTCGGCCTCGGCGACCGGGTCCGCCACCGGCCCTCGGAGATGTCCGGCGGGCAGCAGCAACGGGTCGCGCTGGCCCGCGCGTTGATCACCCGCCCCGAGGTGCTGTTCGCCGACGAGCCGACGGGCGCCCTCGACTCGCGGACCGGCCGCGAGGTGCTCTCCCTGCTGCGCGCCATGGTCGACCGGGAGGCCCGGACGATCGTCATGGTCACCCACGACCCGGTCGCCGCCTCGTACGCCGACCGTGTGGTGTTCCTGGTCGACGGGCGGGTCGACGGCGAACTGCCCGCGCCGACCGCCGAGGACGTCGCGCGCCGGATGACCATGCTGGAGACCGTCCGGCCGGAGGTAGCGTCGTGCTGA
- a CDS encoding sensor histidine kinase has protein sequence MARPGYLLTPWPWRSAAYLLSGVPAGIAVLVVTGALAVAGGLLSLVLVGLPLLALLALGGIPVAGLERRRTRLVDARPLPDPHRRPAEPGLWPWALTRFREQATWRELGHALLFALVLWPLDLIAVGFGLLLPLDMIATPVLMATVWDGGEVKVVKLWTVTSWPAAWAFAVLGVVFLAGCWYVLGAVAGARAELTRLLIAPRDTVLGQRVTELTRSRIRLVDAFEAERRRIERDLHDGAQQRLVALTMTLGLARLDAPPGPLAGRLRTAHEEAGEVLAELRELIRGIHPAVLTDYGLAAAVADAADRSVVPVEVALDGVAGRYSDAVEATAYFVVCEALANVARHSGAARAAVTGRYGDGRLVLAVEDDGRGGARAEGGSGLTGLADRVSVLDGRLSLSSPVGGPTVLRVEIPCDIRTDIRTEAIN, from the coding sequence CTGGCCCGGCCCGGCTATCTGCTGACTCCCTGGCCCTGGCGCTCGGCCGCGTACCTGCTGAGCGGGGTCCCGGCCGGGATCGCCGTGCTGGTGGTGACGGGCGCCCTCGCCGTGGCGGGCGGGCTGCTCTCCCTCGTGCTGGTCGGGCTTCCGCTGCTCGCCCTGCTCGCGCTCGGCGGGATCCCGGTGGCCGGGCTGGAGCGGCGCAGGACACGGCTGGTGGACGCCCGGCCCCTGCCCGACCCGCACCGCCGGCCGGCCGAACCGGGGCTGTGGCCCTGGGCGCTGACCCGGTTCCGGGAACAGGCGACCTGGCGGGAACTGGGCCACGCGCTGCTGTTCGCCCTGGTGCTCTGGCCGCTGGACCTGATCGCCGTCGGCTTCGGGCTGCTGCTGCCCCTCGACATGATCGCCACGCCCGTGCTGATGGCGACCGTGTGGGACGGCGGAGAGGTGAAGGTCGTGAAGCTCTGGACGGTCACGTCCTGGCCCGCCGCCTGGGCGTTCGCCGTGCTCGGCGTGGTGTTCCTGGCCGGGTGCTGGTACGTGCTCGGCGCGGTGGCCGGCGCCCGCGCGGAGTTGACCCGGCTCCTGATCGCCCCCCGCGACACCGTGCTCGGGCAGCGTGTCACCGAACTGACCCGGTCGCGGATCCGGCTCGTGGACGCGTTCGAGGCCGAGCGGCGGCGGATCGAGCGCGACCTGCACGACGGGGCGCAACAACGCCTGGTGGCGCTGACGATGACCCTCGGGCTCGCCCGGCTCGACGCCCCGCCGGGCCCGCTCGCCGGCCGGCTCCGTACGGCGCACGAGGAGGCGGGCGAGGTGCTCGCGGAGCTGCGCGAGCTGATCCGGGGCATCCACCCGGCCGTGCTCACCGACTACGGGCTCGCCGCCGCCGTCGCGGACGCGGCCGACCGCTCGGTGGTGCCGGTGGAGGTGGCGCTGGACGGGGTGGCCGGCCGGTACTCCGACGCCGTGGAGGCCACCGCGTACTTCGTGGTGTGCGAGGCGCTCGCCAACGTCGCGCGGCACAGCGGGGCGGCCCGGGCCGCGGTGACCGGGCGGTACGGCGACGGGCGGCTGGTGCTGGCGGTGGAGGACGACGGGCGGGGCGGGGCGCGCGCGGAGGGCGGGAGCGGACTGACCGGTCTGGCCGACCGGGTCTCCGTCCTGGACGGCCGGCTGTCCCTGTCGAGCCCGGTCGGCGGGCCCACGGTCCTGCGGGTCGAGATCCCGTGCGACATCCGCACGGATATCCGCACCGAAGCCATCAACTAG
- a CDS encoding phospholipase, whose amino-acid sequence MRRRLALSLAATLLALPAALLSTGQAVAAPADKPQVLSGWTQGTVGSYNAWVSARGNQGAWSAYGFDWSTDYCSSSPDNPFGFPFQTACARHDFGYRNYKAAGTFSSNKARLDSAFYTDLKRVCSGYSGAKKASCDATAWTYYHAVDIFGVTPAVDGNRSVALVG is encoded by the coding sequence ATGCGCAGACGTCTGGCACTTTCGCTCGCGGCAACCCTGCTCGCCCTTCCCGCCGCCCTGCTGTCGACCGGTCAGGCCGTCGCGGCGCCCGCGGACAAGCCGCAGGTGCTGAGCGGCTGGACCCAGGGAACCGTCGGCAGCTACAACGCGTGGGTCTCCGCCCGTGGCAATCAGGGAGCCTGGTCGGCGTACGGCTTCGACTGGTCCACCGACTACTGCTCCAGTTCGCCGGACAACCCCTTCGGGTTCCCGTTCCAGACGGCCTGTGCCCGCCACGACTTCGGTTACCGCAACTACAAGGCGGCCGGCACGTTCAGCTCCAACAAGGCGCGGCTCGACTCCGCGTTCTACACCGACCTCAAGCGCGTCTGCTCGGGGTACTCCGGCGCCAAGAAGGCGTCCTGCGACGCCACGGCGTGGACGTACTACCACGCGGTCGACATCTTCGGCGTGACGCCCGCGGTGGACGGCAACCGGTCCGTCGCCCTGGTCGGCTGA
- a CDS encoding SGNH/GDSL hydrolase family protein, producing the protein MAVRVRVPLAAAAALAVSLSLFGSASGAQATGGRATDGRERAGAAARAEAPPRYVALGDSYSADVWVRPWDDSDGCGRSARNYPSQVAAELGLDLTDVTCGAAEVQDGILGPQPSQKILGPPTVPPEGGWAEKPPQLDALSPDTDFVTVGIGGNSLGFGAIVTECLERGLGTLGFGTPCTKYFTQGEGRDWLADKFAQLDLEYDAMMTAIRERAPRAEVLVVGYPAIVPHNNGCTWGVWRQLGTVAKGDMPWLDGVERELNGLLDRQAAEHGATYVDIYRSSTGHGLCEPVGQRWMYGVKDDLTGDGDQTDAPSGFCEQIPGNGEACTFVHPNAAGADNQARQVKAAFDGLLRTAPPRG; encoded by the coding sequence ATGGCTGTCCGCGTACGCGTGCCGCTCGCCGCGGCCGCCGCGCTCGCCGTCTCCCTCTCCCTGTTCGGCTCGGCCTCCGGGGCGCAGGCCACCGGAGGCCGAGCCACCGACGGCCGGGAGCGGGCCGGGGCGGCGGCGCGGGCCGAAGCCCCGCCGCGTTACGTGGCGCTGGGTGACTCGTACAGCGCCGACGTCTGGGTCCGCCCCTGGGACGACAGCGACGGCTGCGGCCGGTCCGCGCGCAACTACCCGAGCCAGGTCGCCGCCGAGCTGGGTCTCGACCTCACGGACGTCACGTGCGGCGCGGCGGAGGTGCAGGACGGAATCCTGGGCCCGCAGCCCTCCCAGAAGATCCTCGGTCCCCCGACCGTGCCTCCCGAGGGCGGCTGGGCGGAGAAGCCGCCGCAGCTCGACGCGCTCAGCCCCGACACGGACTTCGTGACCGTCGGCATCGGCGGGAACTCCCTCGGGTTCGGTGCGATCGTCACCGAGTGCCTGGAGCGCGGCCTCGGCACGCTCGGCTTCGGAACGCCGTGCACGAAGTACTTCACGCAGGGCGAGGGCCGGGACTGGCTGGCGGACAAGTTCGCCCAGCTCGACCTGGAGTACGACGCCATGATGACGGCCATCAGGGAGCGCGCGCCGAGGGCCGAGGTCCTGGTGGTCGGCTATCCGGCGATCGTCCCGCACAACAACGGCTGCACCTGGGGCGTCTGGCGCCAGCTCGGCACCGTCGCCAAGGGGGACATGCCCTGGCTGGACGGTGTGGAGCGGGAGCTGAACGGCCTGCTGGACCGGCAGGCCGCCGAGCACGGTGCCACGTACGTCGACATCTACCGGTCCAGCACCGGGCACGGCCTCTGCGAGCCCGTCGGGCAGCGCTGGATGTACGGGGTCAAGGACGACCTGACCGGGGACGGCGACCAGACGGACGCCCCGTCCGGGTTCTGCGAGCAGATCCCCGGCAACGGTGAGGCGTGCACGTTCGTCCACCCGAACGCCGCCGGTGCGGACAACCAGGCCCGCCAGGTGAAGGCCGCCTTCGACGGCCTCCTCAGGACCGCCCCGCCCAGGGGCTGA
- a CDS encoding IclR family transcriptional regulator, translating to MALKPEPTAPFHSVHYVLRVLETVSKYGGGVTDVQIARETGLPTGHLAPMLSMLRREGYVEQVADGAYAIGDSLVLLGSGAARKEALEAKLQDDLTKLRDSVGAAVYMSRYIDGEIKVTWIADGPGTPAVNEWVDFRSAAHASAIGKCLLTQLDQNGRRDHLARHKVARFTSRTITSERLLLSRLEGQPPTVPVLDLQEYAVGTVCAAVPLTAGSAVGCLALSLPVEDAHRLRSAAARLNRGAAPMALSLTL from the coding sequence GTGGCGCTGAAGCCGGAGCCGACCGCGCCGTTCCACTCGGTGCACTACGTCCTGCGTGTCCTGGAGACGGTGTCCAAGTACGGCGGCGGGGTGACGGACGTCCAGATCGCGCGCGAGACGGGCCTGCCCACCGGGCATCTGGCGCCGATGCTCTCCATGCTGCGGCGTGAGGGGTACGTGGAGCAGGTCGCGGACGGCGCCTACGCGATCGGCGACTCGCTCGTCCTGCTCGGTTCCGGGGCCGCCCGGAAAGAGGCGCTGGAGGCCAAGCTCCAGGACGACCTGACCAAGCTGCGCGACTCCGTGGGCGCGGCGGTCTACATGAGCCGGTACATCGACGGCGAGATCAAGGTGACCTGGATCGCGGACGGGCCCGGCACGCCGGCGGTGAACGAGTGGGTGGACTTCCGGTCCGCCGCGCACGCCAGCGCGATAGGGAAGTGCCTGCTCACGCAGTTGGACCAGAACGGGCGCCGGGACCATCTGGCGCGCCACAAGGTGGCCCGCTTCACGTCCCGCACGATCACCAGTGAACGGCTGCTGCTCTCGCGGCTGGAGGGCCAGCCGCCGACGGTACCGGTGCTGGACCTCCAGGAGTACGCCGTGGGGACGGTGTGCGCGGCCGTGCCGCTGACGGCCGGCTCGGCGGTGGGCTGCCTCGCGCTGTCGCTGCCGGTCGAGGACGCGCACCGGCTGAGGTCGGCGGCGGCGAGGCTGAACCGCGGGGCGGCTCCGATGGCGCTGTCGCTGACGCTCTGA